A genomic window from Quercus lobata isolate SW786 chromosome 10, ValleyOak3.0 Primary Assembly, whole genome shotgun sequence includes:
- the LOC115965792 gene encoding putative receptor-like protein kinase At4g00960: MAMVSSKLVFLFSICILISQAFAQQRYFLYYNCSDNGNYTSNSTYKANLNQLLSSLSSNTEIDYGFYNFSYGKSPDQVYSLGLCRGDVNPDICLSCLKNATNLLTLLCPTQKEAIGGFDYCLLRYSFRDIFGIMEGSPAFVMRNVDNVSANYDQFRQDLTTLLGSQISQAAAGGSLRKFAAGNTTAPNSQTLYSLAQCTPDLSVQDCRDCLNATAMELLPNCCDGRKGGRVVRPSCNLRYEVYLFYNATADNASSPSLSPPPPPVPSVSPPASNNTPAAKGKESNKSRTVIIVVPIISFVVLIIISFCIYVRIRKPREKPQSESVDEIGSVESLQLGFGTIKVATDDFSDANKLGQGGFGVIYKGKLSDGQVIAVKRLSNNSSQGDLEFKNEVSLVAKLQHRNLVRLLGFCLEGIERLLIYEFVPNGSLDNFIFDPIKCVQLDWGRRYKIIGGIARGLLYLHEDSRLRIIHRDLKASNILLDSEMNPKISDFGMARLFELDQSQGNTSRIVGTYGYMPPEYAMHGQFSIKSDVFSFGVLVLEIISGRKNSSFQNGENIENLLSYAWKNWKQGIVSNLVDPTLKAGSTTEIMRCIHIGLLCVQENIAHRPTMASVVLMLNSYSITLPIPSELAFFMNSGTESNICLQWEHDSRVAESNQSKSSSVQDSINEVSLTELSPR; this comes from the exons ATGGCAatggtttcttcaaaacttgtcttcctcttttccaTTTGCATTCTGATTTCTCAAGCCTTTGCTCAGCAGCGATACTTCCTATACTATAATTGTTCAGACAATGGTAACTACACAAGCAACAGTACCTACAAAGCAAACCTCAATCAACTcctctcctccctctcttccAACACTGAAATTGACTATGGGTTCTACAATTTTTCTTATGGCAAAAGCCCTGACCAAGTTTATTCACTTGGACTTTGTAGAGGAGATGTCAACCCAGATATTTGCCTCAGTTGCCTCAAGAACGCTACAAATCTTCTCACTCTGCTTTGTCCCACTCAGAAGGAAGCAATAGGAGGGTTTGACTATTGCCTGTTACGCTACTCATTCCGTGACATATTTGGCATCATGGAAGGTAGCCCTGCTTTCGTTATGAGGAACGTGGATAACGTATCAGCCAATTATGATCAGTTCCGACAGGACCTGACGACCTTGTTGGGTAGCCAAATTAGTCAAGCTGCAGCAGGTGGTTCTCTTCGTAAGTTTGCAGCGGGAAATACAACAGCACCAAACTCCCAAACACTATATTCACTTGCGCAATGCACACCTGATTTGTCTGTGCAAGATTGCAGAGATTGCTTGAATGCCACAGCTATGGAGCTTTTACCAAACTGTTGTGATGGGAGGAAAGGTGGGAGAGTTGTCAGACCCAGCTGTAATTTAAGGTATGAGGTCTATCTCTTCTATAATGCCACAGCTGATAATGCATCATCACCATCACTGTCTCCACCACCGCCTCCAGTACCATCAGTATCTCCTCCAGCATCAAACAACACCCCTGCTGCAAAAG GAAAGGAGAGTAACAAATCTCGAACAGTCATCATAGTTGTACCTATTATTTCTTTTGTGGTACTAATTATAATCTCCTTCTGCATCTACGTAAGAATCAGGAAACCAAGGGAGAAACCACAAA GTGAATCTGTGGATGAGATTGGAAGTGTGGAATCTTTGCAGTTAGGCTTTGGCACTATTAAAGTTGCAACAGATGACTTTTCTGATGCAAATAAGCTTGGACAAGGTGGATTTGGTGTTATTTACAAG GGTAAACTCTCTGATGGACAAGTTATTGCTGTGAAAAGGCTTTCAAATAATTCTAGTCAAGGAGATCTTGAATTTAAGAATGAAGTTTCATTAGTGGCCAAGCTTCAACACCGAAATTTAGTTAGACTCCTAGGATTTTGCTTGGAAGGAATTGAAAGGCTTCTAATTTATGAGTTTGTGCCTAATGGAAGTCTTGATAACTTCATTTTTG ATCCAATCAAGTGTGTACAACTAGATTGGGGAAGACGCTACAAAATCATAGGAGGCATTGCACGAGGTCTTCTCTACCTTCATGAAGACTCAAGACTTCGTATTATTCATCGAGATCTCAAAGCAAGCAATATCCTACTAGATTCTGAAatgaatccaaaaatttcagattttggtaTGGCAAGATTGTTTGAACTTGATCAAAGCCAAGGCAATACCAGTAGAATTGTGGGGACCTA TGGATATATGCCTCCAGAGTATGCAATGCATGGACAATTCTCAATAAAGTCTGATGTCTTTAGTTTTGGTGTGCTAGTGTTAGAGATAATAAGTGGACGAAAAAATAGCtccttccaaaatggagagaatatTGAGAACCTTCTAAGCTAt GCATGGAAAAATTGGAAACAAGGTATAGTTTCAAATCTTGTAGATCCCACGTTGAAGGCAGGTTCGACAACCGAAATAATGAGATGCATTCACATTGGATTACTATGTGTTCAAGAAAACATAGCTCATAGACCAACTATGGCATCTGTTGTTCTCATGCTTAATAGCTACTCTATTACTCTACCAATACCCTCAGAACTTGCATTTTTTATGAACAGTGGTACTGAATCAAACATTTGCTTGCAATGGGAGCATGATTCAAGGGTGGCAGAGTCAAATCAATCAAAAAGTAGCTCTGTCCAAGATTCTATAAATGAGGTGTCACTCACAGAGCTATCTCCTCGCTAA